The Streptomyces tubercidicus DNA segment TGTTTGCGGACCAGGTCCACATAGAACCGGGTGGCCCGGGTGAATTCCGGGCTGTCGACCTGCGGCTTCCAGTCCTTGGTGAACCAGGTCCCGCCGAAGGTGTTGACGACGGTGGTCAGCGGGGCGCCGAGCTGGCCCCAGCCCGGCTGGCCGCGCAGACAGATCCCCTTCATGCCCTTGCGGAAGCCGTCCAGCTTCGCCGCCAGGGCGGCCACCTGGTGCCAGGTGGGCTTCGCGGGCATGGTCAGCCCGGCCTCCTTGAGGAGGTCCTTGCGGTACATCAGGAACGAGGACTCGCCGTAGAAGGGCTGCGCGTAGATCTTGCCGTCGGCGGCCGTGAGGGAGGAGCGGACCGGGGGAAGGATGTCGCCCTGGTCGAACTCGCGGTCCTTGGCGGCGCGGGTCCCCAGCTCGGTCAGCCAGCCGTTGCGGGCGTAGATGGGCGTCTCGTAGTTGCTGACGCTCGCCACGTCGTACTGCCCGGCCTGGCTGGAGAAGTCCTGGCTCATCTTGTCGCGCAGATCGTCCTCCGGCAGCACGGTGAAGTTGACCTTGATGCCGGTCTCCTTGGTGAAGTGCTCGGCGGTGAGCCGCTGCAGATCCACCATCTGCGGGTTGTTGACCATCAGGACGTTGATGCTGTCGCGGCTCTCATTGCCCGCGTCGCCGGCACCGCGGTAACAGCCGGCGGTGGACAGGGCGAGGGCCACGGCGAGGGCGGTCAGCCCAAGGGAGCGGCCGCCGCCGGGTCCGGGGGATCGTGCTCTCACGGCTCGTACCTTTCTGGGGACAAGGGGGACGCGCATGTCCGGCGCGTGCCGCACAAGCGGCGGTTCCTGGGCGTACGGGCCTGTTCGCGGGTACGCCCGGGAGCCGTCCGACGGCCGGCGGTGCGGGCCCGGCCTTCGGCGGTCAGCTGTGGGGGATGTGGTGCCGCGGTGCGGGGCCGGTCGTCCGGCGGCCCCGGCCGCGGTCAGACCCGGAGCACCTGCGGCCCCAGGAGCGAATAGCGATGCGCCTCCGGCGCGGACAGCCCCGCGTCGGTGACGATCGTGTCGAAATCACGGACCTCGGCGAACCGGCAGAAGCTGCTGGCGCCGAACTTGCTGTGCACCCCGACCAGCACCCGCCGCCGCGAGGAGCGCACGGCCTGCTCCTTCACCTCGGCGACCGCCGGATCAGGCGTGGTCAGACCGTGCTCCCGGGAGACACCGTTCGCCCCCAGGAACGCCAGGTCGATCACGAACCGGGCGAGCATGTCGCGGGCCCAGGAGCCCACCGTCGCCTGGGTCCCGGAGCGTACCCGGCCGCCGGCCAGCAGCACCGTGGTCGATTCGGACGCGGCGACCAGCGAGGCGGTCCGCAGCGATGCGGTGATCACGGTCAGCGGGCGGTCGGTGGGCAGCAGCGTGGCGACCAGCTCCGGGGTGTAGCCCTCGTCGACGAAGACCGTCTCGGCCTCGCCGACCAGCGCCGCGGCGGCCGCCGCGATCCGGCGCTTCTCGTCCACCTGCAAGGTTTCCCGCCGGGCCAGCGTGGTCTCGAACCCGGCGCTCTCGACCGGATACGCCGCGCCGTGCGTACGCCGGATCAGGCCCCGGCGCTCCAGCTCGCTCAGATCGCGCCGGACGGTCTCGCGGGCGACCCCGAACTCCGACGCGGCCTCGGTGACCTCGATCCGGCCGTGCTGCCGGGCGAGCGCGAGGATGCGTTGTTGGCGTTCCTCGGCCCTCATGGCTCACTCCTGCCGCTTTCTGGGTGGTTCCGGTCTGCGTTCGGTCACGGAGCTGCCCGTTTCCGCCCGCATCAGGTTTATAGCAACCAGGACGTCGCGAAAGGGTGCCCGTAACGGCAAAAAACCTGACCGTTTTTGCCCGCTTCGGGGCGCTGTCAGCTTGGCCGTATGCACGAACGGGTGCCCGTATGGCGCATGGGGAGGGTCCGTCCGGGCACTGCGGGCCGCGGCGCTGTCCGGGCGGGCCCGTGGTGCGCCGGGGGGCCGCCGCGGGTGGTGCAGTCGGCGGCGGCGCTTAGTCTGGACGGCATGAGCTCGGAGATGCGGTCGTTGGCGGTCACTGCGATCGTGCAGGCGGAAGAGTGCGCGGTGCTGCGTGTGAGTGGGGAGCTGGACCTCCGCACCGAGCAGGCGTTTCTTGCCGAGGCACGGTCGGTGGTCTCGGCCGGACACCGCTATCTGGTGCTCGATCTGACCGCCCTGCGCTTCTGTGACTCACGGGGGCTGAGCTGCCTGCTCGCCCTGGAGTGGCTCTGCCGGCGGCTGGAGGGCAGGCTGCTGCTGGCCTCACTCGGCGTACGGATGCTGCGGCTGCTGGTCGGCACCCAGTCCCTCGGCGTCTTCTCCTGCTACCCCACGGTCGGCCATGCGCTGACCGCGGTCCCCGACGCCACCCGCCCGGCGTGGCCGCCCGCGGTCGAGGACCCGTCCGCGGGAGCCGATCCGTCCGCGGGGGCCGGCCCGTCCGCAGGGGCCGACGACGCCTGAGGGCGCGCGACGGGCGGCTACTCGGCCCGGCCGAGGTCCTGGACGAGCGTGGGGGAGGGGCGGGGAATCTCGCCGAAGTCCTCGTCGTCGCTGTCCACGACGAGGCGGTTGATCACACTCTCCAGAGCGGTCGGCAGGGTCGGGGCGAGCCCG contains these protein-coding regions:
- a CDS encoding ABC transporter substrate-binding protein — translated: MRARSPGPGGGRSLGLTALAVALALSTAGCYRGAGDAGNESRDSINVLMVNNPQMVDLQRLTAEHFTKETGIKVNFTVLPEDDLRDKMSQDFSSQAGQYDVASVSNYETPIYARNGWLTELGTRAAKDREFDQGDILPPVRSSLTAADGKIYAQPFYGESSFLMYRKDLLKEAGLTMPAKPTWHQVAALAAKLDGFRKGMKGICLRGQPGWGQLGAPLTTVVNTFGGTWFTKDWKPQVDSPEFTRATRFYVDLVRKHGEAGAPQAGYTECLNDMQQGKVAMWYDATAGAGSLEGADSKVAGKVGYAPAPVERTRDAGWLYTWAWGIQKASTHQDAAWKFIRWASGKSYEKLVGRELGWSKVPGGKRASLYRDPAYVKASGAFAGPTERAISSARPGDPGVQQRPAPGIQFLGIPEFADLGTKVSHEISSAIAGKQSVSEALRNSKRPAQEVSDAYTDR
- a CDS encoding DeoR/GlpR family DNA-binding transcription regulator, which codes for MRAEERQQRILALARQHGRIEVTEAASEFGVARETVRRDLSELERRGLIRRTHGAAYPVESAGFETTLARRETLQVDEKRRIAAAAAALVGEAETVFVDEGYTPELVATLLPTDRPLTVITASLRTASLVAASESTTVLLAGGRVRSGTQATVGSWARDMLARFVIDLAFLGANGVSREHGLTTPDPAVAEVKEQAVRSSRRRVLVGVHSKFGASSFCRFAEVRDFDTIVTDAGLSAPEAHRYSLLGPQVLRV
- a CDS encoding STAS domain-containing protein encodes the protein MSSEMRSLAVTAIVQAEECAVLRVSGELDLRTEQAFLAEARSVVSAGHRYLVLDLTALRFCDSRGLSCLLALEWLCRRLEGRLLLASLGVRMLRLLVGTQSLGVFSCYPTVGHALTAVPDATRPAWPPAVEDPSAGADPSAGAGPSAGADDA